The DNA region GCCCGGCGGACCGGTGGAGGAGGCTTTCCCACCGATGGCCGTGTCGGTCAGCTTGGCTGACGACATCGACATCTCCCGCGGTGACATGATCGCGCGCCCCAACAATCGGCCAAGGGTCGCTCAGGAATTCGACGCCACCGTCTGCTGGATGGCCGACGGTTCGTCGCTGGAGCCCGGCCGCGACTACCTGATCAAGCACACCACCCGTACGACGCGGGCCAAGGTGACAGGTCTGGACTACCGGCTCGACGTCAACTCGCTTCACCGCGACAAGGAAGCCACGGCGCTCAAACTCAATGAGCTCGGCCGTATCTCGCTGCGTACCCAGGTGCCCCTGCTACTCGATGAATACAGCCGCAACGCGGCCACGGGTTCGTTCATCCTTATCGACCCGAACACCAACGGCACTGTCGGCGCCGGCATGATCCTTCCGCAGGTTTCGTCACGTACCTCGAGCCCGAACACGGTGCGCCATGAGTCTCTGTGCAAGTCCGAGGATCGGCTGAGCACAGGTCGGATGATCTGGTTCACGGGCCTTTCCGGCTCGGGCAAGTCATCGGTCGCGATGCTGGTCGAGCAGAAGCTACTCGAAAAGGGCGTCCCAGCCTACGTTCTCGACGGTGACAACTTGCGTCACGGCCTCAACGCCGACCTCGGCTTCTCGATGGCCGACCGGTCGGAGAACCTGCGCAGGCTCGCCCACGTGGCATCGATCCTGGCCGATTCGGGGCAGGTGGTCCTGGTCCCGGCGATCAGCCCGCTGGCCGAGCATCGTGAATTGGCCCGCAAGGTCGCCGCGGAGGCCGGTGTCGAGTTCATGGAGGTGTTCTGTGACACCCCGCTGGATGATTGCGAGCGCCGGGATCCGAAGGGTTTGTACGCGAAGGCGCGTGCCGGCGAGATCACTCACTTCACCGGCATCGACAGTCCGTATCAG from Mycobacterium sp. DL includes:
- the cysN gene encoding sulfate adenylyltransferase subunit CysN, whose amino-acid sequence is MATLLRIATAGSVDDGKSTLIGRLLFDSKAVMEDQLAAVERTSKERGNEYTDLALVTDGLRAEREQGITIDVAYRYFATAKRKFIIADTPGHIQYTRNMVTGTSTAQLAIVLVDARHGLLEQSRRHAFLASLLGIQHIVLAVNKMDLVDWDQERFDKIRDDFHDFAARLDVHDVTTIPLSALTGDNVVTKSDKTPWYEGPPLLAHLEEVYVAGDRNLTDVRFPVQYVIRPQSLEHHDHRSYAGTVAGGVMKVGDDVVVLPSGLSSRIAAIEGPGGPVEEAFPPMAVSVSLADDIDISRGDMIARPNNRPRVAQEFDATVCWMADGSSLEPGRDYLIKHTTRTTRAKVTGLDYRLDVNSLHRDKEATALKLNELGRISLRTQVPLLLDEYSRNAATGSFILIDPNTNGTVGAGMILPQVSSRTSSPNTVRHESLCKSEDRLSTGRMIWFTGLSGSGKSSVAMLVEQKLLEKGVPAYVLDGDNLRHGLNADLGFSMADRSENLRRLAHVASILADSGQVVLVPAISPLAEHRELARKVAAEAGVEFMEVFCDTPLDDCERRDPKGLYAKARAGEITHFTGIDSPYQRPKNPDVRLTPERTPDEHADAVIALLESRER